The Legionella cincinnatiensis genome includes a region encoding these proteins:
- a CDS encoding DUF5336 domain-containing protein, protein MPIHDSKQNKNINKVTSPPALGSPVIQEIYPQELILEIPKPKESFIKKHKRAIMAISAAVLATAVLGVVAFFAWPAVASAVLGFGVYGLTLGALAGANLIAQVGLVAAVFAVGGFIAGGGLFTAGSNIINSIIKAWEPIYKSPGNPQANPIPQPDLSPQSLKSIAETLSQHKGDIKNPSPLSSVAPATDSGDFLAQVQQKKEKIKRWSEMNKQLINDHSLSDNEYKELEVRANKLGEDILSNRLNQVSQNNQESNQQTEEQHSSGLSNKFKEEYRRTIFPDDSSTIKARFGLEAN, encoded by the coding sequence ATGCCAATTCACGACTCAAAACAAAACAAAAACATAAATAAAGTTACATCACCGCCAGCATTAGGTTCACCAGTTATTCAGGAGATATATCCCCAAGAGCTTATATTGGAGATACCAAAACCGAAAGAATCTTTTATCAAAAAACATAAAAGAGCGATCATGGCTATAAGTGCTGCTGTGTTGGCTACTGCTGTTTTAGGCGTAGTTGCCTTTTTTGCTTGGCCTGCTGTTGCATCTGCTGTTCTGGGTTTCGGGGTCTATGGCCTTACTCTAGGGGCTCTAGCTGGCGCCAATTTAATAGCCCAAGTTGGCTTAGTTGCTGCTGTATTCGCAGTTGGCGGTTTTATTGCTGGTGGAGGACTCTTTACTGCTGGTTCTAATATAATAAATAGTATAATAAAAGCATGGGAACCCATATATAAATCGCCAGGTAATCCACAAGCCAATCCAATACCTCAACCCGATCTTTCCCCGCAATCTTTAAAGAGTATCGCGGAAACTTTGTCTCAACATAAGGGTGATATCAAAAATCCTTCGCCATTAAGTTCGGTTGCTCCTGCAACAGATTCGGGTGATTTTTTAGCACAAGTGCAACAAAAGAAAGAGAAAATAAAGAGATGGAGTGAAATGAATAAACAGTTAATAAATGATCATTCCTTGAGCGACAATGAATATAAGGAGCTGGAAGTCCGAGCGAACAAACTTGGAGAAGATATTCTATCAAATCGACTAAATCAGGTGAGTCAAAATAATCAAGAAAGTAATCAACAGACAGAAGAGCAACACTCCTCTGGCCTCTCTAATAAATTTAAAGAAGAATATCGTAGAACCATTTTTCCTGATGATAGTTCAACTATTAAGGCGAGATTTGGATTAGAAGCTAATTAA
- a CDS encoding PAS domain-containing sensor histidine kinase — MRITQEELPVMAKAYDIASCSLIVIDRFMNVVLVNRCAKKILNIKASSWIGKPFLSVWEEARLPPILDKNMNLICPKIMIINKYYRVWSKVRVIIDNKTHWFLLDKDISEVDDTYITLEHEIEKMTGHVFEKHLPVNQYVDEIRHFLSSMINRIPCYVYWKNKDLEYVGCNEMAAEFFSLKSSDDIIGKTDFDLFSDKVIAESYREVDKEILQHGKPVLKLPQILVRHNGEIFHTLVSKVPITSENGSTIGVLGITIDITKEKQAEIAKTEFIANMSHDIRTPLTGVIGLSEILEKNLTNPVHKEEAHLLYESGNQLLTMLNEILEDVRAGSANEMDIHEETFELRQCIDDLIKLEAPTIVTKNLTFTCTIDSNVPQFIVSDRKKIHHILLNLLGNAVKFTQAGGITLTIKPLSFTAFHTLLHFSVSDTGIGIPEMQKDKVFEQFFRVNPSYEGNQMGYGLGLHIVQSYVTLLGGHLTLESKEGEGTTISFDLNCRIGFKENLIPNEKSNESYVNQIDGSSLHVLLVEDNPIALKVLESFVASEGYRFTSAMDANEALECIKSTRFDLIITDIGLSEISGIELVRHIRHWEKINNVPAVAIVGLTGHALETARVECIHAGMNEVFRKPINIQMLKEMVKQCHLDKQVSSVITVNQSSQPSISVPVSEELLSLDSVSLFDTQEGMKYINDVSLLFQLLKEFTSPTIQQDIQNMKKAYLEQDWSQIDHLTHKIKGGVACIGTRRMFLACQYLEQYSKAGNQSMRDKLYHQVIEVNQQTVEEVTRWLNKYTNIVVK, encoded by the coding sequence ATGAGAATAACCCAAGAAGAACTGCCTGTGATGGCTAAAGCCTATGACATTGCCTCATGTTCCTTAATCGTCATTGATCGGTTCATGAATGTAGTTTTGGTTAATCGTTGCGCTAAAAAAATATTAAATATTAAAGCATCTTCTTGGATAGGAAAGCCCTTTCTATCCGTTTGGGAAGAAGCAAGGCTTCCGCCCATTTTAGATAAAAATATGAATCTCATTTGCCCCAAGATCATGATTATTAATAAATATTATCGAGTATGGAGTAAAGTAAGAGTCATTATAGACAATAAAACACATTGGTTTTTACTCGATAAGGATATTTCAGAGGTCGATGATACCTACATCACTTTAGAACATGAAATAGAAAAAATGACGGGACATGTTTTTGAAAAACATCTTCCCGTGAATCAGTATGTGGATGAAATTCGCCATTTTTTGTCGAGCATGATCAATCGAATCCCCTGTTATGTCTATTGGAAAAATAAAGATCTAGAATACGTTGGTTGTAATGAAATGGCTGCTGAGTTTTTTAGCCTAAAATCCTCCGATGATATCATTGGAAAGACTGATTTCGATTTATTTTCAGATAAGGTAATTGCTGAAAGTTATCGTGAAGTCGATAAGGAAATATTACAACATGGAAAACCTGTTTTGAAACTGCCGCAAATTTTGGTGCGCCATAATGGAGAAATCTTTCATACTCTAGTGAGTAAAGTACCTATTACCAGCGAAAATGGCTCTACGATTGGTGTATTAGGTATCACGATTGATATTACCAAGGAAAAGCAAGCAGAAATTGCTAAAACTGAATTCATTGCCAATATGAGCCATGATATCCGTACGCCGCTCACAGGGGTAATTGGTCTTTCTGAGATATTGGAAAAGAATTTAACCAATCCTGTGCATAAGGAAGAGGCGCACTTATTGTATGAAAGTGGCAATCAACTTTTAACGATGCTTAATGAGATATTAGAGGATGTGCGCGCGGGCAGTGCCAATGAAATGGACATCCATGAAGAAACTTTTGAATTACGTCAATGCATTGATGATTTAATAAAACTGGAAGCTCCAACAATTGTAACAAAAAATTTAACCTTCACCTGCACTATTGATTCTAATGTGCCTCAATTTATTGTTAGTGATAGAAAAAAAATCCATCACATTTTATTAAATCTTTTGGGAAACGCAGTAAAATTTACTCAAGCTGGAGGTATTACGCTTACAATCAAGCCATTATCTTTTACTGCTTTTCATACGCTGTTGCATTTTAGTGTTTCAGATACGGGGATTGGCATTCCTGAAATGCAAAAAGATAAAGTGTTCGAGCAATTTTTTCGTGTTAATCCTTCTTATGAAGGAAATCAAATGGGATACGGTCTAGGTCTTCATATTGTTCAATCGTACGTTACTTTATTAGGCGGCCATCTTACTTTAGAAAGTAAGGAAGGAGAGGGAACTACTATTTCTTTTGATTTAAATTGCCGTATTGGATTTAAAGAAAATTTAATACCCAACGAAAAAAGCAATGAGTCGTATGTGAACCAAATTGATGGGAGTTCTCTTCACGTGTTATTAGTCGAAGACAACCCTATTGCTTTAAAAGTTTTAGAATCATTTGTTGCTAGTGAAGGATATCGATTCACCTCAGCTATGGATGCTAATGAGGCTTTGGAATGCATTAAATCCACTCGTTTCGATCTCATTATTACGGATATTGGTCTTTCGGAAATATCCGGAATCGAATTAGTAAGACACATTCGGCATTGGGAAAAAATAAATAATGTTCCTGCGGTTGCCATTGTGGGTTTAACAGGCCATGCACTAGAAACAGCGCGAGTTGAATGTATTCATGCAGGAATGAATGAGGTATTTAGAAAGCCCATCAATATTCAGATGCTAAAAGAGATGGTGAAGCAGTGTCATTTGGATAAGCAAGTATCTAGCGTGATTACGGTAAACCAAAGTTCACAACCCTCTATTTCCGTTCCTGTATCTGAAGAATTACTCTCCTTAGATTCAGTTTCTCTTTTTGATACGCAAGAAGGAATGAAATACATTAATGACGTCTCATTATTGTTTCAGTTATTGAAAGAATTTACTTCCCCAACCATACAACAAGACATCCAAAACATGAAGAAGGCTTACCTGGAGCAGGATTGGAGTCAAATTGATCACTTGACGCATAAAATAAAAGGAGGGGTTGCCTGTATAGGAACTAGACGTATGTTTTTAGCCTGTCAATATCTAGAACAATACTCGAAAGCGGGAAATCAATCGATGCGGGATAAACTTTATCATCAGGTAATTGAAGTGAATCAGCAAACGGTTGAAGAAGTCACTCGATGGTTAAATAAGTATACGAACATAGTAGTTAAATAA